A genomic window from Streptomyces sp. NBC_00513 includes:
- a CDS encoding Uma2 family endonuclease: MSIASFAQHHGPWTVDAVLALAEDRSHRYELVGESLVMSPAPGLRHQRASYRLHVALDAAAQAAGATVEVLEAINVILPSGLVVPDIVVADAGATAENGVSIDAEAVQLIVELVSPGNKTMDRKFKPMLYAEAGIEHYWRLEFDPAPRLIVSELTDGRYVEKTIALPGTTTRVEAPFTFEIDPAGLTQPNQRS, from the coding sequence ATGAGCATTGCCAGCTTTGCCCAGCATCACGGGCCCTGGACCGTCGACGCGGTCCTGGCCCTGGCCGAAGACCGTTCGCACCGCTACGAACTCGTTGGTGAGTCGCTCGTGATGTCCCCCGCACCCGGCCTGCGTCACCAGCGGGCCAGCTACCGTCTCCACGTCGCGCTCGACGCGGCGGCCCAAGCCGCCGGCGCCACGGTGGAGGTCCTGGAGGCAATCAACGTGATCCTGCCGTCCGGACTGGTCGTGCCCGACATCGTCGTCGCAGACGCCGGCGCGACCGCCGAGAACGGCGTCAGCATCGACGCCGAAGCGGTACAGCTGATCGTCGAGCTGGTCTCGCCCGGCAACAAGACCATGGACCGCAAGTTCAAGCCCATGCTCTACGCCGAAGCGGGCATCGAGCACTACTGGCGCCTCGAATTCGACCCGGCCCCGCGCCTGATCGTCAGCGAACTCACCGACGGCCGGTACGTCGAGAAGACAATCGCCCTCCCCGGCACCACAACCCGTGTCGAAGCGCCGTTCACCTTCGAGATCGACCCCGCCGGACTCACGCAACCCAATCAGCGAAGCTGA